Proteins encoded by one window of Puntigrus tetrazona isolate hp1 chromosome 25, ASM1883169v1, whole genome shotgun sequence:
- the acot19 gene encoding acyl-CoA thioesterase 19 isoform X3: MAEHGPVLCVRPSSCLVDVRTEVEVKRLPADYKVTLHALLRSEDGDDWEASGRYTSDSSGTVNVSRDKSLGGTFEGVEGMGLFWSMRPVPESKPGRRFRKKDVQTPVKVMFSVYEGHLARGFKQHVPLASATAERWYLAPEVQRVEVTEAEIKGTLFIPPGSGPFPAVLDLWGGQGGRVEYRSALLASHGYVSLALEYMGMLTAEGKLHHVDNTYFETAFTFLQKHPKVRPDRVAVMGMSFGVSVTLGLTGYSEIVKPRCVVCVSGSHIIPLKGSLADVYAALQQNIDKIRYDEKKRIIWRDLLLPVPDDPSKKVKWWCFGEERRFLTVELRRSPGTKLWLFLRSISMTTAETLHTERHLEKLYWT, from the exons ATGGCGGAACACGGTCCTGTGCTTTGCGTCCGTCCTTCGAGCTGCTTGGTCGATGTAAGAACCGAGGTAGAAGTTAAACGCTTACCTGCCGACTACAAGGTGACTCTCCACGCGCTGCTCCGCTCCGAGGACGGAGACGACTGGGAAGCTTCCGGCCGTTACACGAGCGACTCCTCGGGGACCGTCAACG TTTCCAGAGATAAAAGTCTTGGCGGGACATTCGAGGGGGTCGAAGGCATGGGTCTGTTTTGGAGCATGAGACCCGTTCCTGAAAGTAAACCAGGCCGCCG ATTTCGGAAGAAAGACGTCCAGACCCCCGTTAAAgtgatgttttctgtgtatGAAGGACACCTTGCTAGGGGCTTTAAGCAGCACGTACCCCTCGCATCAGCTACTGCTGAACGCTGGTATCTGGCGCCTGAAGTCCAGAGGGTTGAAGTGACAGAGGCTGAGATAAAGGGCACGCTCTTCATTCCTCCAG GTTCTGGGCCCTTCCCGGCTGTGCTGGACCTCTGGGGAGGGCAGGGAGGTCGTGTCGAGTATCGCTCAGCGCTCCTGGCGTCCCACGGCTATGTCTCGCTGGCTCTGGAGTACATGGGGATGCTGACTGCTGAAGGAAAACTCCATCACGTGGACAACACCTACTTTGAG actgcatttacatttctacaaaaacaCCCGAAGGTTCGTCCTGACAGAGTGGCGGTGATGGGGATGTCATTCGGTGTGTCTGTAACGCTGGGTTTGACCGGATACTCCGAAATCGTGAAG CCCaggtgtgtggtgtgtgtgagcggGAGTCATATCATACCCCTCAAAGGATCTTTGGCGGATGTCTACGCAGCACTGCAACA GAATATAGACAAAATCCGCTATGATGAGAAGAAGAGAATAATTTGGCGGGACCTGTTGCTGCCAGTACCAGATGACCCTTCCAAGAAAGTTAAG TGGTGGTGCTTTGGGGAGGAGAGACGGTTCCTCACAGTCGAGCTCAGGAGGAGTCCTGGCACAAAACTCTGGCTTTTCTTGAGGAGCATCTCTATGACAACAGCAGAGACGTTACACACTGAGAGACATCTAGAAAAACT aTATTGGACTTGA
- the acot19 gene encoding acyl-CoA thioesterase 19 isoform X1: MAEHGPVLCVRPSSCLVDVRTEVEVKRLPADYKVTLHALLRSEDGDDWEASGRYTSDSSGTVNVSRDKSLGGTFEGVEGMGLFWSMRPVPESKPGRRFRKKDVQTPVKVMFSVYEGHLARGFKQHVPLASATAERWYLAPEVQRVEVTEAEIKGTLFIPPGSGPFPAVLDLWGGQGGRVEYRSALLASHGYVSLALEYMGMLTAEGKLHHVDNTYFETAFTFLQKHPKVRPDRVAVMGMSFGVSVTLGLTGYSEIVKPRCVVCVSGSHIIPLKGSLADVYAALQQNIDKIRYDEKKRIIWRDLLLPVPDDPSKKVKMGEIKCPVLLIVGEDDQNWPASESAADMKEMMEKAGNSHLLTVLSYPGAGHLIEPPYSPHVPFSDFKLLEAKTKVVVLWGGETVPHSRAQEESWHKTLAFLEEHLYDNSRDVTH, translated from the exons ATGGCGGAACACGGTCCTGTGCTTTGCGTCCGTCCTTCGAGCTGCTTGGTCGATGTAAGAACCGAGGTAGAAGTTAAACGCTTACCTGCCGACTACAAGGTGACTCTCCACGCGCTGCTCCGCTCCGAGGACGGAGACGACTGGGAAGCTTCCGGCCGTTACACGAGCGACTCCTCGGGGACCGTCAACG TTTCCAGAGATAAAAGTCTTGGCGGGACATTCGAGGGGGTCGAAGGCATGGGTCTGTTTTGGAGCATGAGACCCGTTCCTGAAAGTAAACCAGGCCGCCG ATTTCGGAAGAAAGACGTCCAGACCCCCGTTAAAgtgatgttttctgtgtatGAAGGACACCTTGCTAGGGGCTTTAAGCAGCACGTACCCCTCGCATCAGCTACTGCTGAACGCTGGTATCTGGCGCCTGAAGTCCAGAGGGTTGAAGTGACAGAGGCTGAGATAAAGGGCACGCTCTTCATTCCTCCAG GTTCTGGGCCCTTCCCGGCTGTGCTGGACCTCTGGGGAGGGCAGGGAGGTCGTGTCGAGTATCGCTCAGCGCTCCTGGCGTCCCACGGCTATGTCTCGCTGGCTCTGGAGTACATGGGGATGCTGACTGCTGAAGGAAAACTCCATCACGTGGACAACACCTACTTTGAG actgcatttacatttctacaaaaacaCCCGAAGGTTCGTCCTGACAGAGTGGCGGTGATGGGGATGTCATTCGGTGTGTCTGTAACGCTGGGTTTGACCGGATACTCCGAAATCGTGAAG CCCaggtgtgtggtgtgtgtgagcggGAGTCATATCATACCCCTCAAAGGATCTTTGGCGGATGTCTACGCAGCACTGCAACA GAATATAGACAAAATCCGCTATGATGAGAAGAAGAGAATAATTTGGCGGGACCTGTTGCTGCCAGTACCAGATGACCCTTCCAAGAAAGTTAAG ATGGGCGAGATCAAATGTCCTGTTTTATTAATCGTTGGAGAGGACGATCAGAACTGGCCTGCTTCAGAATCTGCAGCGGAC ATGAAGGAGATGATGGAGAAGGCTGGGAACAGTCACCTCCTAACGGTTCTCTCGTATCCCGGGGCGGGTCACCTGATCGAGCCGCCCTACAGCCCTCACGTCCCATTCAGTGACTTCAAGCTACTGGAGGCCAAGACCAAAG TGGTGGTGCTTTGGGGAGGAGAGACGGTTCCTCACAGTCGAGCTCAGGAGGAGTCCTGGCACAAAACTCTGGCTTTTCTTGAGGAGCATCTCTATGACAACAGCAGAGACGTTACACACTGA
- the acot19 gene encoding acyl-CoA thioesterase 19 isoform X2, giving the protein MAEHGPVLCVRPSSCLVDVRTEVEVKRLPADYKVTLHALLRSEDGDDWEASGRYTSDSSGTVNVSRDKSLGGTFEGVEGMGLFWSMRPVPESKPGRRFRKKDVQTPVKVMFSVYEGHLARGFKQHVPLASATAERWYLAPEVQRVEVTEAEIKGTLFIPPGSGPFPAVLDLWGGQGGRVEYRSALLASHGYVSLALEYMGMLTAEGKLHHVDNTYFETAFTFLQKHPKVRPDRVAVMGMSFGVSVTLGLTGYSEIVKPRCVVCVSGSHIIPLKGSLADVYAALQQNIDKIRYDEKKRIIWRDLLLPVPDDPSKKVKMKEMMEKAGNSHLLTVLSYPGAGHLIEPPYSPHVPFSDFKLLEAKTKVVVLWGGETVPHSRAQEESWHKTLAFLEEHLYDNSRDVTH; this is encoded by the exons ATGGCGGAACACGGTCCTGTGCTTTGCGTCCGTCCTTCGAGCTGCTTGGTCGATGTAAGAACCGAGGTAGAAGTTAAACGCTTACCTGCCGACTACAAGGTGACTCTCCACGCGCTGCTCCGCTCCGAGGACGGAGACGACTGGGAAGCTTCCGGCCGTTACACGAGCGACTCCTCGGGGACCGTCAACG TTTCCAGAGATAAAAGTCTTGGCGGGACATTCGAGGGGGTCGAAGGCATGGGTCTGTTTTGGAGCATGAGACCCGTTCCTGAAAGTAAACCAGGCCGCCG ATTTCGGAAGAAAGACGTCCAGACCCCCGTTAAAgtgatgttttctgtgtatGAAGGACACCTTGCTAGGGGCTTTAAGCAGCACGTACCCCTCGCATCAGCTACTGCTGAACGCTGGTATCTGGCGCCTGAAGTCCAGAGGGTTGAAGTGACAGAGGCTGAGATAAAGGGCACGCTCTTCATTCCTCCAG GTTCTGGGCCCTTCCCGGCTGTGCTGGACCTCTGGGGAGGGCAGGGAGGTCGTGTCGAGTATCGCTCAGCGCTCCTGGCGTCCCACGGCTATGTCTCGCTGGCTCTGGAGTACATGGGGATGCTGACTGCTGAAGGAAAACTCCATCACGTGGACAACACCTACTTTGAG actgcatttacatttctacaaaaacaCCCGAAGGTTCGTCCTGACAGAGTGGCGGTGATGGGGATGTCATTCGGTGTGTCTGTAACGCTGGGTTTGACCGGATACTCCGAAATCGTGAAG CCCaggtgtgtggtgtgtgtgagcggGAGTCATATCATACCCCTCAAAGGATCTTTGGCGGATGTCTACGCAGCACTGCAACA GAATATAGACAAAATCCGCTATGATGAGAAGAAGAGAATAATTTGGCGGGACCTGTTGCTGCCAGTACCAGATGACCCTTCCAAGAAAGTTAAG ATGAAGGAGATGATGGAGAAGGCTGGGAACAGTCACCTCCTAACGGTTCTCTCGTATCCCGGGGCGGGTCACCTGATCGAGCCGCCCTACAGCCCTCACGTCCCATTCAGTGACTTCAAGCTACTGGAGGCCAAGACCAAAG TGGTGGTGCTTTGGGGAGGAGAGACGGTTCCTCACAGTCGAGCTCAGGAGGAGTCCTGGCACAAAACTCTGGCTTTTCTTGAGGAGCATCTCTATGACAACAGCAGAGACGTTACACACTGA
- the ubl7a gene encoding ubiquitin-like protein 7a isoform X2, with protein MKTAARFLFISKTDSVCGVSRFIRRFFAPITSSPRGSMALADWRLSLKLLDQPSLPKSVLQFPETEPGDVPPGEYRVSTLKQLVSAQIPDAIPDPELIELVYCGRKLKDDLTLESYGIQSGSTVHILRKSWPEPEIHPEPVDKAAAAREFRVLQAALHTSTAYRDSVFKMLNNKESLDQIIVATPGLSSDPVALGVLQDKDLFIQFTDPNMLDTLANSHPALVNAIILVLHSVAGSVPPQQSASSSRNVSSSSYSDMPGGFLFEGMSDDEEDFQSGTRGGPSTLASGLAGMRPASLGYNGAVGPRPITQSELATALALASTPESSAVTPTTGNQNQWQSQLQQLRDMGIRDEELILRALQATGGDIQAALELIFAGGAP; from the exons ATGAAAACAGCCGCACGATTCTTGTTTATTTCAAAGACGGATAGCGTTTGCGGGGTCTCTAGGTTTATTCGCCGTTTCTTTGCGCCGATCACCTCCAGTCCGCGCGGCTCGATGGCGCTCGCCGACTGGCGCCTGTCCCTGAAGCTGCTGGATCAGCCTTCTCTCCCCAAGTCCGTGCTGCAGTTTCCCGAGACTGAGCCCGGAGACGTCCCTCCCGGAGAGTATCGGGTCTCCACGCTCAAGCAGCTGGTGTCAGCTCAGATCCCCGATGCCATACCAGATCCCGAGCTCATAG AATTAGTGTACTGTGGCAGAAAGCTAAAGGATGACTTGACTCTGGAGTCCTACGGGATTCAGTCGGGATCCACGGTGCACATCCTGAGAAAGTCATGGCCAGAGCCCGAGATCCATCCCG AGCCGGTGGACAAGGCTGCGGCTGCCAGGGAGTTTCGGGTCCTGCAGGCCGCTCTTCACACCAGCACTGCATACAGAGACTCG GTGTTCAAGATGCTGAACAACAAGGAGTCCCTGGACCAGATCATCGTGGCGACCCCCGGGCTGAGCAGCGATCCGGTGGCTCTGG GGGTTCTTCAGGACAAAGACCTCTTTATACAATTCACAGACCCAAACATGCTGGACAC ATTGGCCAATTCCCACCCGGCTCTGGTAAACGCCATCATTCTGGTGCTGCACTCGGTGGCTGGCAGCGTGCCGCCCCAGCAGAGCGCCAGCTCCTCCAGAAACGTGTCTTCCAGCTCCTACAGCGACATGCCAG GAGGTTTCCTCTTTGAAGGCATGTCTGATGACGAGGAGGACTTCCAGTCG GGGACTCGCGGAGGGCCGTCCACTCTTGCTAGTGGTTTGGCCGGCATGAGGCCAGCTTCTCTGGGTTATAACGGCGCCGTGGGCCCCAGACCCATCACTCAAAGCGAGCTGGCCACCGCTCTGGCCCTCGCCAGCACCCCTGAGAGCAGCGCTGTTACACCAACCACAGGAAACCAG AATCAGTGGCAGTCTCAGCTCCAGCAGCTGCGGGACATGGGCATCCGCGACGAGGAGCTCATCCTGAGAGCCCTGCAGGCCACCGGCGGAGACATCCAAGCCGCCCTGGAGCTCATATTCGCCGGAGGCGCACCGTGA
- the ubl7a gene encoding ubiquitin-like protein 7a isoform X1 has translation MKTAARFLFISKTDSVCGVSRFIRRFFAPITSSPRGSMALADWRLSLKLLDQPSLPKSVLQFPETEPGDVPPGEYRVSTLKQLVSAQIPDAIPDPELIELVYCGRKLKDDLTLESYGIQSGSTVHILRKSWPEPEIHPEPVDKAAAAREFRVLQAALHTSTAYRDSVFKMLNNKESLDQIIVATPGLSSDPVALGVLQDKDLFIQFTDPNMLDTLANSHPALVNAIILVLHSVAGSVPPQQSASSSRNVSSSSYSDMPGGFLFEGMSDDEEDFQSGTRGGPSTLASGLAGMRPASLGYNGAVGPRPITQSELATALALASTPESSAVTPTTGNQGPSSGVSPIPAGTPITNDLFNQALQQALQVSSMSSLHNQWQSQLQQLRDMGIRDEELILRALQATGGDIQAALELIFAGGAP, from the exons ATGAAAACAGCCGCACGATTCTTGTTTATTTCAAAGACGGATAGCGTTTGCGGGGTCTCTAGGTTTATTCGCCGTTTCTTTGCGCCGATCACCTCCAGTCCGCGCGGCTCGATGGCGCTCGCCGACTGGCGCCTGTCCCTGAAGCTGCTGGATCAGCCTTCTCTCCCCAAGTCCGTGCTGCAGTTTCCCGAGACTGAGCCCGGAGACGTCCCTCCCGGAGAGTATCGGGTCTCCACGCTCAAGCAGCTGGTGTCAGCTCAGATCCCCGATGCCATACCAGATCCCGAGCTCATAG AATTAGTGTACTGTGGCAGAAAGCTAAAGGATGACTTGACTCTGGAGTCCTACGGGATTCAGTCGGGATCCACGGTGCACATCCTGAGAAAGTCATGGCCAGAGCCCGAGATCCATCCCG AGCCGGTGGACAAGGCTGCGGCTGCCAGGGAGTTTCGGGTCCTGCAGGCCGCTCTTCACACCAGCACTGCATACAGAGACTCG GTGTTCAAGATGCTGAACAACAAGGAGTCCCTGGACCAGATCATCGTGGCGACCCCCGGGCTGAGCAGCGATCCGGTGGCTCTGG GGGTTCTTCAGGACAAAGACCTCTTTATACAATTCACAGACCCAAACATGCTGGACAC ATTGGCCAATTCCCACCCGGCTCTGGTAAACGCCATCATTCTGGTGCTGCACTCGGTGGCTGGCAGCGTGCCGCCCCAGCAGAGCGCCAGCTCCTCCAGAAACGTGTCTTCCAGCTCCTACAGCGACATGCCAG GAGGTTTCCTCTTTGAAGGCATGTCTGATGACGAGGAGGACTTCCAGTCG GGGACTCGCGGAGGGCCGTCCACTCTTGCTAGTGGTTTGGCCGGCATGAGGCCAGCTTCTCTGGGTTATAACGGCGCCGTGGGCCCCAGACCCATCACTCAAAGCGAGCTGGCCACCGCTCTGGCCCTCGCCAGCACCCCTGAGAGCAGCGCTGTTACACCAACCACAGGAAACCAG GGTCCCTCTTCAGGAGTGTCCCCGATCCCTGCAGGCACTCCTATCACCAACGACCTGTTTAACCAGGCGCTGCAGCAGGCCCTGCAGGTGTCCAGCATGTCCAGCTTACAC AATCAGTGGCAGTCTCAGCTCCAGCAGCTGCGGGACATGGGCATCCGCGACGAGGAGCTCATCCTGAGAGCCCTGCAGGCCACCGGCGGAGACATCCAAGCCGCCCTGGAGCTCATATTCGCCGGAGGCGCACCGTGA